A region of Streptomyces sp. NBC_01788 DNA encodes the following proteins:
- a CDS encoding adenosylcobinamide-GDP ribazoletransferase: MFRIPTSHGPRFAFGTLTVLPVRVTRWDRGAARGGMLCAPLAGLVVGAAAAAVGLLLLLAGAGAPLAAVGTVAVPAALTRGLHLDGLADTADGLGSAKPAEDALRIMKQSDIGPFGVITLVFALLAQAAALSRAYDGSWARGALAAVVSATVARLALTLAARTGVPAARPDGLGAAVAGVVPVPGAIGAALVVTAAATAAGAFLGAHVWVLTALAVVAALAASELLLRHCTRRFGGVTGDVFGALAETAATTALVFLALR, from the coding sequence GTGTTCAGGATCCCCACGTCGCACGGGCCGCGGTTCGCCTTCGGCACCCTCACCGTCCTTCCGGTCAGGGTGACCCGCTGGGACCGCGGGGCGGCACGCGGCGGGATGCTCTGCGCGCCGCTCGCAGGGCTCGTGGTCGGGGCCGCGGCGGCGGCCGTGGGACTGCTGCTCCTACTCGCCGGCGCCGGCGCGCCGCTGGCCGCCGTCGGCACCGTCGCCGTACCGGCCGCGCTGACCCGCGGTCTGCACCTGGACGGGCTCGCCGACACCGCGGACGGGCTCGGCAGCGCCAAGCCCGCCGAGGACGCGCTGCGGATCATGAAGCAGTCGGACATCGGCCCCTTCGGGGTGATCACGCTCGTGTTCGCGCTGCTCGCCCAGGCGGCCGCCCTGAGCCGGGCCTACGACGGCTCCTGGGCCCGCGGCGCGCTCGCCGCCGTGGTCTCGGCCACGGTCGCCCGGCTGGCCCTGACGCTGGCCGCCCGCACCGGGGTGCCGGCCGCCCGCCCCGACGGGCTGGGGGCCGCGGTGGCGGGAGTGGTGCCGGTGCCGGGCGCGATCGGCGCGGCCCTCGTGGTCACGGCGGCCGCCACGGCGGCGGGCGCGTTCCTCGGCGCCCACGTCTGGGTGCTCACGGCGCTGGCGGTGGTCGCCGCCCTGGCCGCCTCCGAACTCCTCCTGCGCCACTGCACGCGCCGCTTCGGCGGAGTGACGGGCGACGTCTTCGGCGCGCTCGCCGAGACGGCCGCCACCACCGCCCTGGTCTTCCTGGCCCTGCGCTGA
- a CDS encoding phosphatidylglycerol lysyltransferase domain-containing protein, with the protein MGDARIAVREERVPVRVAEAGRPGGGTSRRAAAFAVWYLRAAAFVNFLSAVWVSLERDVRRHNQEDLFTPYLLTAGFASGVFAAFLAITMRRRKRAAWILNLALSGAFLVLFAFTMTFPEIRGSAQNWISLALTAAFVAALLLGRREFYAKGDRANPRLAAAVGLGGLLVASLLATLLVTVTNQAPDAARSTYLQRWHYGTLRLVSVAASEARFPGIDTPNWVNVSINVLSTVLVLAVLYAAFRSRRAVDPLTADDDGRLRELLARHGERDSLGYFALRRDKSAIWSPTGKAAVAYRVLGGVSLASGDPIGDPEAWPGAIEGWLAEARAHGWIPAVMGASEEAGTVYARHGLDALELGDEAVVEVDGFTLEGRAMRTVRQAYNRVGRAGYSVRVRRHQDIPADEMAYLTDRADDWRDGPTERGFSMALGRLGDPRDGQCVMLECHDARGELRALLSFVPWGPHGLSLDVMRRDRHAGNGLMEFMVLDLLRRAREFGITQVSLNFAVFRSVFERGARLGAGPVLRLWRSLLGLFSRWWQIESLYRANAKYRPIWEPRFLLFEKSADLLRIGLAAARAEGFLEGPRPPKWLHRGHLETHG; encoded by the coding sequence ATGGGAGATGCCCGAATTGCCGTGCGTGAGGAGCGGGTGCCGGTTCGCGTGGCCGAGGCGGGACGGCCGGGCGGCGGGACCTCACGGCGGGCGGCCGCGTTCGCCGTCTGGTACCTGCGGGCGGCCGCGTTCGTCAACTTCCTCAGCGCGGTGTGGGTCTCCCTGGAGCGGGACGTGCGGCGGCACAACCAGGAGGACCTGTTCACGCCGTACCTGCTGACCGCCGGCTTCGCCTCCGGCGTGTTCGCCGCCTTCCTGGCCATCACCATGCGGCGGCGCAAACGGGCCGCCTGGATCCTGAACCTGGCCCTGTCCGGGGCGTTCCTCGTCCTGTTCGCGTTCACCATGACCTTCCCGGAGATCCGCGGCTCCGCGCAGAACTGGATCTCCCTGGCCCTCACCGCCGCCTTCGTCGCCGCGCTGCTGCTCGGCCGCCGCGAGTTCTACGCCAAGGGCGACCGCGCCAACCCGCGGCTCGCCGCCGCCGTCGGCCTCGGCGGACTGCTGGTCGCCTCGCTGCTCGCCACGCTGCTGGTGACGGTCACCAACCAGGCGCCGGACGCGGCCCGTTCGACGTACCTCCAGCGCTGGCACTACGGCACGCTGCGGCTGGTCTCGGTCGCCGCCTCCGAGGCCCGCTTCCCCGGCATCGACACCCCGAACTGGGTAAACGTGTCGATCAACGTGCTCTCCACCGTCCTTGTCCTCGCCGTCCTGTACGCCGCCTTCCGCTCCCGCCGCGCCGTCGACCCGCTCACCGCCGACGACGACGGACGGCTGCGGGAGCTGCTGGCCCGGCACGGCGAGCGCGACTCGCTCGGCTACTTCGCGCTGCGCCGGGACAAGAGCGCGATCTGGTCGCCGACCGGCAAGGCGGCCGTCGCCTACCGCGTCCTCGGCGGGGTCAGCCTGGCCTCCGGCGACCCCATCGGCGACCCGGAGGCCTGGCCCGGCGCCATCGAGGGATGGCTGGCCGAGGCGCGGGCGCACGGCTGGATCCCGGCCGTGATGGGCGCGAGCGAGGAGGCCGGCACGGTGTACGCGCGGCACGGCCTGGACGCCCTGGAACTGGGCGACGAGGCCGTGGTCGAGGTCGACGGCTTCACCCTGGAGGGGCGGGCCATGCGCACCGTGCGGCAGGCCTACAACCGGGTCGGTCGGGCCGGGTACTCGGTGCGCGTGCGGCGGCACCAGGACATCCCCGCGGACGAGATGGCGTACCTGACCGACCGGGCGGACGACTGGCGGGACGGCCCCACCGAACGCGGCTTCAGCATGGCGCTCGGCCGGCTCGGCGACCCGCGGGACGGGCAGTGCGTGATGCTGGAGTGCCATGACGCCCGCGGCGAGCTCAGGGCGCTGCTGTCCTTCGTGCCGTGGGGGCCGCACGGGCTGTCCCTGGACGTGATGCGGCGCGACCGGCACGCCGGCAACGGACTCATGGAGTTCATGGTCCTCGACCTGCTGCGCCGGGCCCGCGAGTTCGGGATCACCCAGGTCTCGCTCAACTTCGCCGTCTTCCGCTCGGTCTTCGAACGGGGGGCGCGTCTCGGCGCGGGACCGGTGCTGAGGCTGTGGCGATCGCTGCTCGGACTGTTCTCCCGCTGGTGGCAGATCGAGTCGCTGTACCGCGCGAACGCCAAGTACCGGCCCATCTGGGAGCCGCGGTTCCTGCTCTTCGAGAAGAGCGCGGACCTGCTGCGCATCGGCCTCGCGGCGGCGCGCGCGGAGGGGTTCCTGGAGGGGCCGCGACCGCCGAAGTGGCTGCACCGAGGGCACCTGGAGACGCACGGATGA